In Capsicum annuum cultivar UCD-10X-F1 chromosome 11, UCD10Xv1.1, whole genome shotgun sequence, one genomic interval encodes:
- the LOC107846846 gene encoding uncharacterized protein LOC107846846: MDQLKPQQPVQAYPNNPNNSPDQANNIPLTQSSSPNASNGSFVSVFVVLAIVFVVSVIACVVGRLCSKKSNGPKAKKGQGQPQKQKEGKHNKHNEFHTKRGGDIEFGFDKKIASSKVAAPHGDHHYKGAKPYKSSGGKGGVRFTDNHIDFKLGP; encoded by the coding sequence ATGGATCAATTGAAACCACAACAACCGGTTCAAGCATATCCTAACAATCCAAACAATTCCCCTGACCAAGCAAACAATATCCCACTAACTCAATCTTCTTCTCCTAATGCATCAAATGGTTCATTTGTGAGTGTTTTTGTTGTCCTGGCTATAGTGTTTGTCGTATCCGTTATTGCTTGTGTTGTGGGACGCCTATGCAGCAAGAAAAGCAATGGTCCTAAGGCGAAGAAAGGTCAGGGTCAaccacaaaaacaaaaagaaggaaAGCATAATAAGCACAATGAGTTTCATACTAAAAGAGGAGGGGATATTGAATTTGGATTTGATAAGAAAATTGCAAGTTCTAAAGTGGCTGCACCACATGGAGATCATCATTATAAGGGGGCTAAGCCTTATAAGAGTAGTGGAGGTAAAGGGGGAGTTAGATTTACTGataatcatattgatttcaagcTTGGTCCGtga